The nucleotide sequence TCTGACCCACCCCCATCCCCTCCCTATCGCGCCCTGGCGGGACTTGACAGGGAGGGGAGATTCGAAACAAATTCATAGACTTAAAAAAGTTACGTTGGGCTGAGAACGAGTCTTTAATTTTTCACAACCACTTTTCGCCATGGGCATACCTTCGGGAAAGGGGGACTTTCAGTAAATAATTTATGGATCGAGCTGAAGTTTATACCATTGATATCTAATAATATATCATCCATACATCCTATTTATTTTCCTCTGCCCACTCGTTTAACAGTTGAATGGCTTTACCCAGAACACCGGCCGAGCCTTTAAATTCTGCTGAACCGGATGGAGTCCCTTCCATGGTGTACCATTCATAAAACCCGTCATTTTCGATTACTCGTTTAATCATCGGCCGCGATAGTTCGTAGGCTTCATTTACAAAACCATGAATGATGAGTTGCTGAATCATCCGCCCCCCAAACCAAGTCCAGTCGCCGCCATTTTGATATTGGTAAGGAGCCGAAACATTCTCACCCAAAAGCTCTGAAGGGTAGGCCGGATATAGTGTTAAACCGATAGAAGGTGCACCTGCCAGTTCAACATTTCTTTTCATCTGTTCAGCTACTGCTGCAATTTCATTCCGGCTTAAAACACCGGCTTCAATAGCTACTGCTGTTCCTCCGTGATAATGGATTTCGTTTTCATCAAAATCATCGGGGAATGGTGAACCATCGATATAAATATGGGGGATGAATTTACTGTTTTCAGCGTCCCAAAGATGCTCTTTAATATTTGTCAGAAGTTGTTCATTCAACTCTTCCCAATATTCTTTTTCTTCATCAGGGCTTATTTCAGCCAAATTTTGTGCGGCAATAGCCAGCATGGCATTATCGTACACATCAATACTCCAGTGCGTCAACTCATCCACATCAACAACAGATCCGCCTTCAACCTGAATATCGCCCCAGTCAAAAGTGGTTGCGCCGGTTATCAGTCCGTATTTTTCTGAATATCTCTCTTGGAGCAGATATTCCACCGACCATTTGAGGCGATTGTAAACCGTTTTTCCGTCAACACGTTCATTCAGAATGGTTATGTCGCCGGTTTTATCTATATACTTGTAAATGGCCTGGATTAACGATGTTTCCTGATCGGATTCAACCGTATTTTTGAAGCCAATATGACCCGGTGCCGTGGCCGACTCATACGGATTGGGATCGCCCCAGGTAAATGCTTCCCGCGGAACATAGCCATCCAGCATCTCCCCGTTTTCCTGTTGAAAGTGGAAAAACATCAGGAGGTTTTCACGAATGACGCTATTGTCGTACTCTTCGCATGAGAGTTCGATGAAAGTATTCAAATCACGAGACCACACCATTTGATATCCTGATCCCGCATAAAAACCTTTCTTCATCAGGTTACGGGCCATGCTATCCACTTTAGTAATTGTAGTATCTGCCAGTATTTTCTCCGCAAGAATTTTATTCTCTTTGCTTTGATCTTCAGAAAAAATGAACAGCAATCCACCCAAAATTAGAATACTCAGCTTCATCTGTTTATGTCTTTTTTTGTTTGATAACCGTTACCATAGTCTTCTCCCCAAACATTTTATGCATGGTTTAATCTTGATATCAGATGAACCAGTTTACAGTAACTACAATTGGTTGCAGGTACTGCTTTGCGAAAAAGACTATTTAGAAGAAGAGTACTCTCCACAAAAAAGTTATTCACTTTCAGTAACTCCCCATTCTTTATTTGGTTCTGGCCCCATTTCAAGAATGAGCGACCCCCCATTCAGCAACTCAGAGGCATCAAAATAAAATGTGTTTAACTCTTTGCCATTCAGCGTTGCGCTCTGTACATACTTGTTTTTTCTTGATGCATTGTTTGCCTCTATTACAAATGTATCCCCACGGCCGTATCTTCCGCCCAGGTCAATTTCAACCCGTTCATACAAAGGACTGGCTATTTCATAAATCGGATCCGTCCGCGTGCCTCCATCGGTTTGAAACAGACCGATGGCCGCCATCACAAACCAGGCGCTAAGCTGTCCCTGATCTTCATCGCCCAGGTACGCATTTCCAACACCGTAACCGTAAAATCTTTCCATAACAGCCCGGCTCCATTTTTGTGTGAGCCATGGTTTATCCGCCCAGTTAAATAAAAATGCAAAATGCAGGGACTGCTGGTTTCCCTGATCCACAGGAATTTCCCAATATTGATCATTGAGGGCATTGAACCGCTGGGGATAGCTTTTTTCAAATCCACCTTCCAGGTTTTCAATAAACCGTTCTTTGCCAATCGTTTCGATAAGCGCGGGTACATCCTGCGGAACAAAATGCGTGAGCTGCCAGGCATTTCCTTCTACATAGTGGCGGTTTGCTCCGGATTCAAAAGGATCAAAATCCTCCAGCCAATTGCCATCACTATCTTTCATATGAGCAAATCCAGTGTCGGAAATCGTATTTTTCCACCAATAACCCCGGTCATTAAAAGTCTCGTATACCTCTTGATTGCCAGTGGCCTTTGCAAGCTGTCCAACCGTCCAGTCATCAAACGAATATTCCAAACTGTTTGAAAACCGACCGAGATCGTACGGCACATATTGATGTTCAAGATAATGCACAAGATCCCGGTTTCCTGCGAATCCATTATGAACTTTTCGAGCCGGGGTGCTCTGCATTTTAACGGCTGCTTCCAGTGCTTTATCCACATCAAAATCCCGGATACCCATCTGGTATGCCCCGGCAATCAGTGGAATTTCGTGTTCGGCAACCATCACCGGAACAAAGTTCATGCCGGCCGGCCCTTTGGCAAGCCATCCGTACGCATCGTACATGGCCAACTGCGAATTGACCCATCGGTTGCTCCACTCCGGTGTAATCAGGTTCCACATCTGGTTCAGGTTCCAGAACGTATTCCAGAACGCATCACATCCCAGCGCAACATGATCGGGATCCATCAACCTGTGAACGGCACCGTCTGTTCCGCGCCACTCGCCATTCACATCACTCCAGGTATTCCGGGTGCTCAGGGACCGATAAACCGTGTTATAAAACCTCTTTTTTTCCAGGCGGTTGTTTGTGCTGATGAGGACTCTGCTCATTAAATTATCCCATGTATCCACCTGGTTTTGCCTGACTGCATCAAAATTCCAGCCAAACGGTTCGCTCATTTCTGTTTCCAGGTTCTCTGAGGCGTTTTCAATGCTTACAAGACTGATTCCCGTACGAACCTGCACAACGGAATTTTCTTTCTGATCAAAATAGACAAACAGGCCAGCGTCCTTGATATCTTTTGCGTTCAGATGTTCACCTTCAACTATTTCATCCTCAACCCAGCCGCCCATGGAATGAATGGGTTGATCGAACTCAATCACAAAATGAACGGTGTAATCCTGGTCAGCATCATTACTCCAGACACCGCCTGAAAATTGATCGGAATACCCTTCCAACCGATAATCCGACACTTTTTTTACGTCCACTTCTTTCAGTACATAATTGTACTCTGCCGGGATATGGAAATCAATCAAAACGCGGGCGCTGTCTCGCTCTTCGGGAAATGTAAATTTCAGCAGGCCGCTTCTTGTCGTTGATGTCAGTTCAGCCGTAATATCATAATCCGTCAGATGAGCTTTATAGTACCCGATGGGGGCTTCTTCTCTGTTTTTATCGATCCTGGATCGATAGCCGGAATCCGGTTTTAACTCATCACCAATTTGGGTTTGCAGCGGACCGTTTGTCGGAAAAATTCCAAGGCCAGCCATGGTCCATTCATGAATATGGCTGAAGGTCCCAATGCTCTCAAAAATTGAGTCGTATCCGGCCTGCCATCCAGAGTTTTGGTTGATGGGACTCAGTTTTACCATACTAAATGGCATCGAAGGACCCGGCGTATACATCCAGCGTGCATGAGCCGCTCCCATGCGGGTATCCACATAACCCGGAAGTGTTTGAGTCTGCTGTGGCGAACGCTTAACCGTTCCCGATTCTATCTTGCGGCCATCTACAAGAATCGTATACTCGCTCGTAACCGGTTCCGATACTGCGGGCATGGGCGCTTCAAAATCGTAATGCCCCATCTCCACGGTCTCTTCAAAAACAGATTCCCCGTCCAGTTCCACACTCAAAACCGGAGCGCCTTCAAGGTGTTCAATATTTACCAGCAGCGGCTGAAAATCTCCTTGGTTTCTTGAGATCTGATAATCCGCCGGACGCACTTCTCTTACAAATAACTTTTCTGCTTTACGCAATTTCAATTCCGGACCTTCCAGCCGAATCTGATCAAACTTAATCCATGATCCCTCCAAAACTGTAATCGTTACTCTGTTCCCGTCTTTTTTGATGACATTTTGATCCACCGGAATTGCAATAGTCGTTGGAGTGGCGTCTGTGTCATCCCCTTTTAACGCGTCTTCATTGATAAATTCCTCCCTTCTTGAAGGTGAACGCTGGGATCCCCGGTCATATCCTTCTGCTTCAAGAGCAACCCGCTCTTCCTGATCATTGATGTAGACTTTCACCAGGGGCAAAAATTCTTTCGCGAAATCAGCAAGTTCAATATAGAGTGTATAATCTCCGTTCTTTGGTTGTTCATCAGCAGAAAACAGAATCGTTATCTGGTTGCTTCTCCATCCAGACGTGGACCAGGTACCGCCCCAGGTATCTGCAGGTCCCGGTAAAACATAAGGTATCTCTTCTTTCTGATCGTGAAAACCAACCGCAAAAAATTTATCCTCATACCCGAAATCCTCATATTTAAAATCCTCAAAGCCATCAGGAGCCAGTGCAAATTCATTTGCGGAATGATCCTTCTCCCCGAGACTCCAAATAACTTGATTATCATTTTGTTCGGGAATGTGCAGATTTTTTTCTGAGCCGTTTAAAGCATGCAGAAATGCAGGGAAAGTGAATAAGACAAGAAAAACGAGAAGATATTTGATTGTTTTCATCGTAAAATGGATTCAGGATTTTTATATATCAGTGTTCAATTGCGTTTTTACTGAGCAAAAGCCCCCTCTTTCAGTATGTGTTGAGCGCTAAAAGACTCTTGGTATCAGACCATACATCGTTTCGCCCTCTCCCCTTCGCCCCTCTCCCGCGGGGAGAGGGGTTGGGGGTGAGGGCGAAACAACGTTTTTGCTAATAGATTGTTTATTGATTTTCAGCCCACTCTTCAAACATTTCAATTGCGGTATATAGCACTCCGGCCGAACCTCTGAATGTTCCTGAACCTTTCGGCTCGTTCTCGGGTGTGTACCATTCGTAAAAGCCGTCATTTTCAACAACCCGTTCAAACATGGGCTTGGCCTCTTTATACGCTTCCTTTACAAATCCATATCGTATGAGCTGCTGAATCATTCGTCCGCCAAACCAGGTCCAGTCCCCACCGTTTTGATAGCCGTAGGGATACATTCCTTCATTCATGAAAAAACCTTCCGGATAGGGCGGATAGAGTGTTAAGCCAATCGTTGCCGCATTTGCTGCTTCTACATTTTCCCGCATTCGCTGCAGAGCATCATAAACCTGTTCTTTTGAAAGCAACCCCGCTTCGATGGCAACAGCCGTACCGCCGTGCTGGTAAATTTTATCTTCATTAAAATCATCCGGGAAGGGTGAATCGTCCAGGTAGCGATGGGGAACGAATTGCTGGTTCTCCTCATCCCAGAGGTGTTTCATCACATTTGCAGAAATATTGTCATGAATTTCCATCAATTCATCCGCTTGTTCAGGCAATAATTCTGCGAGGTTTTCAAGGGCGATTAAAAACATAGCGTTATCGTACACATCCACGGCGTAGTGGGTATCTTCAGTCAGATACACTCCCCACTCGTGTTCCGGCTGCACATCTCCCCAATCGGCTGTAGTTGCGCCCCAAATCAGGCCGTACTCCTCACTCCATCGTTCATTCATCAAAAAATCCACGGCAAAAAGCATTCGTTCTGTCACGGTCATTCCACCAACCGTTTCATCTAAAAAATCGTGATCTCCCGTGTGTTTGATATATTTATAAACGGATTGTATCAAAGAGGATTCATGGTCGGTTTCCACGGTATTTTTGTGCGCCATGCGGTCCGGCTCAAGATCTGAATAGATATAATCGTATCCCCCGCCCGGATCTTCAACACGCGGAATAAAGCCATCAACAATTCCGCCCTCATCACTTTGAAACCGAAAGAATATTCGCAAATTCTCTTTCACGATTTCCTGATCGTGCAGCTCCAGTGCAAGCTCAATAAATGTGTTGAAATCCCTGATCCAAACTTCGGAATAGCTGTCGCCTGCATTAAATCCGCCTGAAACAATTTCTATCGCTTTCTCTTTTACAACCGGGATGTTGGGATCATTATTCAGTGCCTCGATCAACTCACGATTTGAATCTTCGGCAGCACATGAATAGAATAGAAATAGTGGGAGAATGATTAGCAGATATTTTTTTCCAAAGATCATTATTTTTTGAAATCGTTGTGTTGAACTCGATACTTGACAAAATTTGCTGGTGCAGCAATCAAAGGTGCTGAGTCTTGGTTTTTTTTCCATATAATTATTCCACTTCTGTTTAATCCTGATTCTCTGTGATATTCTCTGAATTGACACCAGTATTTATATCTACATCAGGCAGATTATTTTTTAGCTGTTGGATTGCCTCTAAGCTTACGTTTGTCCTCCACAAATACAGACTCTTCAAAGAAGGCAAAGATTGAAGGTGGTTCAGCCCCTGATCACTAATCTTGGTTCCGTAAAGATTCAAATATTCAAGATGCTCCAGTCCCTTCAGATGCTGAAGTGAGCTGCCATCAATACCGGTTTGTGAAAGATTAAGTCGGGTGAGATTTCTGAAACTTGATAACACAGTCAACGAACTATCAGAAACGGCCGCTCCCGACAGGTCTAACCAGGTAACCTGAGATGACAGAGGCGATAACTGATTCAAATCAATACTTTCTGCTCCATTGGTAGTTCTGACCTGCAAGAAGTTTGAGTTTTGAGAGATTCGCGAAATCCGAACTCCACCACTCTGGTTTAGTTGGTTGATCAGGCTTTTGTCTGGTGGGTTTACCTCTGTTCTCACCAAAAAGTTCGTCCCTTCAACCGTCAGTTTATTCAGCTTTTCCATGATTTCATCCGGTACTTCCACTCCGGAAATGGCTTGATCCATCGGAGCGCCCAGATCCACCCACCATGAGATCAGGTCTTTTTGATCATCGGTTAATTGCTGTTTCCCGGATGGAGGCATCCGATCATCGTGACGATCGGGCAGTAAAATACGTTTTACCAATTCGCTCCTTTCTGAGCTACCCACTTCCAGCGCCGGACCGCTATCTCCGCCCTGCATAATTTCATCATAAGATGTAAGAAGCAGCTCTCCTTTTTTCTTCTCCGGATTGTGGCAGCTAACACATCTCGTATCTAAAATGGGGTGAATCACATCCATAAATACTTTGGCAGAATCCAGGTTCTCGATCTGTTTAATACTTTTTGCTTCAACCACAGGAGCTCCGGTGATGGATCGCAATGGCTCTGGCATATATCGAACCAGGTAATCCGATCCGTGGGTTAACGATCCGCCATAGTGACCCGCTCCCATCAAACCGAAAACCATTCCCCACATTAGAAATGTATACAATTTTTTAAGCTGTACATTCTCATAAAACCACTGGCGAAGAACTAACGCGCAAAGCGAAAGTACGGCAACTGAAATTCCGAGCCATTTATGAGTCCAAAGTAAGTCTTCTCCATATCCGCCATCCAGCGAAAGCAGATAACCGGTGCCAGCAGCAGTGAATGCACTCGCTACACCTAAAAGAAGAGTAAAAGGAACGGCAGGTTCAAGATTTTCAAATCTATTGAACCGTGAACAGATCTCAAACAGAAATGCCAACAGCAAAAATCCAATGGGCAAGTGTACAAAGACGGGATGAAAACGCCCGATAAACAGAACAAGATCAGATGATTCTCCCATGAATTACACTCGCTCCAGTTTTATGGGGTAGGTTTGGGCGGCATTCCATTGGCATACATACAGGTTTTTGTCCTCGTCCACGCAAACATCGTGGCAGTGCTTAAACAGAGGATTCTGCTGGACCATCAACTGAAGCTCGCCATTTTCGTATTCAGGCTTGGTCCCTCCCGGATTCGAAACAACCCGGTTCTCCTCATTCAAGATTGTGACAAACCCGGAATTATCGGTTTGATTAAGATACCGCAAGCGCGACCAGCAAACTCCGGAGTAGATATTTCCGTCATCAATAACCGGACGGCAAACAAAGGCTCCCGGCAGAAAAATCGTTTCAAGGTATTCACCGTCCATTGTAAATCGCTTGAAGGAGTTATGCCCCCTGGAAGTACAGAGCAGAGTTGGATCATTACCATTTCTATCGTCGATGGCAACACCATGAGCCGTGCTAAATTGATGATCTGCATCGCCTTCCCCGCCAAATTTTCGGATAAACTTTCCGGCTGAATCGTACCGAAGAATAAACTGTGAGCCGTATCCGTCTGCTACATAAATATCGCCATTCGGAGCAATGGCTGTTTCCGTCGGCCGAAAAGGATCTTCTTCAGAATATTCTCCAATCGTTTTTGGATGATCGATGGTCAACAGCGGTTGTCCATCCACGGTCGTTTTGAAAACTTTTCCAAGGCTGAAGTCGGTGATAAAAAGAACATCTTTCCCGCCTTCATTAAAGAGCGTGAGTCCGTGACCGCCCGGAAACTGATCTCCCCAGGAGTCCAAAAGCTTCCCCGATTTATCATAGATGATGATATTATTCCGGGTATCATCTGTGATCATAATCAGGCGGCCTTTTGAATCCATCACCATTTCATGGCAGTTTTTAACGGGCGTATTTTCCGGATTCAGGTTCCCCCATTCTTTATGAACCCGATACTGGAAATCACCATGCCCTAAAACTGTTTCATCCAGTTTAGGTTTGCTTTGTCCGATATAGAACATCGAAGGGAGGATCGCTCCGCCTGCTAAAAGCGAGCTTTTTTTGATGAAGTCCCGACGGGAAGTTTTCGTATCTGCCATTAGTTTTCTTGAGAGTTTAAGCTAAAATAACCTGAATTCGTTTACGAGTTAAAACAAATACTCTCCCCTTGAGGGGAGTACTCCGTCAGCCGACGGAGGGAGGGGGTAGTACATCCCCCGAGTTCACACGACATACGTCGTGCTCACATTCCCCTTCAAAGGGGGACTAACCACCCCTTCCTTAAGGTATCCCTACGGGGAAATCCCCTTCTTGGAAAAAGGGGTGACTTTTTCAATGCATTTACGTCCATCTTATTTATCATGCTAAAATATCTTCCACTACATGGCCGTGTACGTCCGTCAATCGGAACCGGCGACCCTGGTGTTTGTACGTGAGCCGTTCGTGGTCCACGCCCATCAAATGTAAAATAGTCGCCTGGATATCGTGAATATGAACCGGGTTCTCCACAATGTTGTATCCAAATTCATCGGTTTTGCCATATTCAAAACCTGACTTTACACCTGCGCCGGCCATCCACATGGTAAAACATCTTGGGTGATGATCGCGGCCATAAGTTTCTTTGGTGAGTTGTCCCTGGCAGTAAGATGTGCGGCCGAACTCTCCGCCCCAAATCACAAGTGTTTCATCCAGCAAACCACGCTGTTTCAGGTCTTTCACCAACGCCGCCGATGCCTGGTCAATATCTTTACACTGAAGAGGCAGCTGATCCGGAATACCATTATGCTGATCCCAACCCATATGGTACAACTGAACGAATTTCACATCCCGCTCAGCTAACCGTCGTGCCAACAGACAATTTGCCGCGTACGTACCCGGTTTTCGAGCGTCTTCTCCGTACATATCAAACACCCAATCCGGTTCATCAGAAAGATCCATCGTTTCGGGAACCGAGGTCTGCATTCGATACGCCATTTCATACTGGCTGATGCGGGATGTAATTTCAGGATCGCCAAACTCGTTCAGGTGCAATTTATTCAGATCTTTCAGTTTACTAAGCATATTACGTCTGCTCATTTTGTTTACACCCGGGGGATCATTCAGATTCAGAACGGGATCTTTCCCGGACCGAAACTGAACCCCCTGATGCAGTGATGGTAAAAACCCATTTCCCCAAAGTCGGGAATAGAGAGGCTGATCAAACGGCCGACCCGATCCTCGGGAGATCAATACGCTAAAAGCCGGTAGATTCTCATTGTCTGAACCCAATCCATAACTCAACCAAGAGCCCATACTTGGACGGCCGGCCTGCTGCGAACCTGTTTGGATGAAGGTGATAGCCGGATCATGGTTAATAGCATCCGTATACACTGACTTCACAAAACAGAGCTCATCCACAACTTCAGCAGTATAAGGCATCAATTCGCTGACGTAAATACCGCTGTCACCATATTGCTCAAAATCAAAATGCGAACCGGCCAATGGAAATCCATCCTGGTTGGCCGTCATGCCGGTTAACCGCTGATCACCCCTCACAGATGGAGGCAAATCGGAACCTTGCAATTCCCGTAACTTTGGCTTGTAATCAAACATATCCTGCTGCGAAGGTCCCCCACTCTGAAAAAGATAGATGATCCGTTTTGCTTTGGGGATGATATGCGGTGAATCCAGTGCTCCGTCCAATCCCCCCGACCGATCACCAAAAAGTGTTTTGGGACTGAGCAACGAAGCCAACGCAGCCGCACCTAAACCCATGCTTGTTTTTGAAAGAAAATGCCGGCGATTCATATTACAATTCAGCTTGTCAATTTCTTCGGACATGGTTTTACTCTTTGGTTATGGTTTCGTCGAGATTGAGGATCGTGCTTGCCACAATGGTTCCTGCGGCCAATTGAGTCGTATCTAAATTGTTGCCAACCGGATATTCACCCACCCCCAATAGTGAATCAACTCGTGATGGCTCAGCTTGAAATGCTTCAAATTCTTCCCGGTATAATTCAGACAGTAGTTGAATCTCTTTCTCCCCCGGGGCTCGCGATGTTGCCGCTTTAAACGCGAATGAAATTTGACTCTCCAGGTTTTCACCGCCCTCCGTCATCATTCGTTCGGCAAGTAATCGGGAAGCTTCTACAAATTGCGGATCATTAAGCGTAAACAACGCCTGAAGAGGTGTGCTGGTTTTGCCTCGTTTTAATGACATGTGGCTTCGTCCCGGAGCGTCAAACGTCGTCATGAATGGCGGCGGAGAAGTTCGCTTCCAAAATGTGTAGAGACTTCTCCTATACAATGAATCTCCATGATCCTGGATATATTCTGGCAGATATCGTCCCGATGTTTTCTCTTTCCATAATCCTTCGGGTTGATACGGTTTTACGCTGGGTCCGCCAACTTCCTCCACCAGTAATCCACTTGCGGCAAGAGCATTATCACGAATCATTTCGGCAGACATTCGGAAACGGGGTCCGCGTGCCAGGTACCTGTTGGCCGGATCTTCCGCCAGTTTTTCTTTTGTAATCACAGCCGATTGCTGATAGGTATTCGACATCACAATTTTCTTATGCAAGGCTTTCAGATCCCAGCCGCTTTCACGAAATGTAACCGCAAGCCAGTCCAGCAATTCAGGATGAGTGGGCAGCGAACCCTGGTTCCCAAAATCACCGGGTGTATCCACAATTCCATTCCCGAAGTACATCTGCCAGTAACGGTTTACGATCACACGCGCCGTTAATGGATTTTCATCACTGACCAGCCACTGCGCCAGCCCTAATCTGTTTCGGGGAAAGTTGGAAGGGAAATCCATCACACTTTTCGGAACATTTGGCTCCACTTTTTCGCCACGCTGATCATATAAACCCCGACCAAGAACATACGTATCCCGCGGTTTGATCCGCTCTCCCATCACCATGACTTCCCGCAGCGTATCGGTCACCTGGCTTTTTTGAACCCGAAGCTGTAGTAATTCTTCAAACTGTTGCCGATAGTTTTCATCCTGATGAATCAGATAGTGTTCTGATAAAATTTCTTTTCGGTATTCATCCTGAAGTTCGGGTGAGGCGGCGGCCATCAGTGCCGGCAAATCGTCGCTTCCTGCCAGCGCCATCATCTCAGCCTGGCTCAACCGGCGGTCATAAATTTTCAACTCATCCAGTTTCAGGCCTTCGTACTCTATTTTTTCAAATGAATTTCGTTCACCAATCAGGAAATTCTGGTATGGATAGGTCTTTTGCTCTTCACCAATCGCAATATTCTTAAAGAGATTATCCTGGAATATCTCGGATTCCCAACGTTCGCCATTCACATAGATGTTAATTCCACCGGCTTTGCTTGATCCATCATACGTAACTCCAATATGACTCCATTGATTAAGCGGCAAGGCATCTCGCGATGTAACTTTAATCGAATTAAACGGCCAGCCGTGTACCAGCCGGACAGAGATTTTGTTTTCAAGAAGAGTCAGATCATATCCCCTGTACCCGATAAATATCGCTCCCATCTTCACGATAACCGGAGCCTCCGATTCCGCAGTGGTGTCTGACGGATTCACCCAAATACTCAGTGAAAAGGGCTCGGTTCGTTCAAATGCTGCAATATCACCCAGATCGATAGAATTTCCTTTATTAAATTCGAGCGCTTTTCCATCAATGCCATCCCGAATCGGCAGATTCTCCTTTTATTTTACCGGCAAGCGAATCACCGACTAATTCCATGACTTGTCCATCTTTGATGGAATTAAAATCTACGTGTGTAACCAACCCTTCTTCTGATGGAAGAATGGAATCTTTACTGATTCCGGAATTCAGCCACTCCGAAAAACCATCACTTCTGCTTGCTGTATACTTCTCTAAACCCTCTTCCTGTTTTTTAATGGCTTCTTCCAGGTAGTTGATTTGTTGATTTGCAACACTATCCGGCAGTAATATGGTTGGCCCTGCCATCCCCTCATTTGGGATCTGGCCCGCATCATTCACATTGTTAAAAAAGGCTGAAAACTGGAAATACTCCTTCTGAGAGATGGGATCGTACTTGTGATCATGGCATCGCGCGCACTCCATCGTCATTCCGAGAAATGCGGACGCTGTTGTATTGGTTCTGTCGGCCACATATTCAACCCTGTACTCTTCGTCTACAATGCCGCCCTCCTGGCTTTGCATATGAACCCGGTTAAATCCCGTTGCCAGTTTTTGCTCGCGGGTTGCATTCGGCAGCATGTCTCCCGCAATTTGCCAGGTTGTAAACTGGTCAAACCGCATATTCTGGTTAAACGCTTCGATCACCCAATCCCGCCAGGGCCACATGTGATTCGGGCCATCGTCCTGATAACCATGCGTATCGGCATATCGCGACACATCCAGCCATTCGGTTGCCATTCGCTCACCATACGCTTTTGATGCCAATAATCGATCCACCAGTTTTTCATAAGCATCGGGTGAATCTTCGGCTACAAATTTGTTCACTTCATCTACGGTTGGC is from Balneolaceae bacterium and encodes:
- a CDS encoding DUF1553 domain-containing protein — its product is MPIRDGIDGKALEFNKGNSIDLGDIAAFERTEPFSLSIWVNPSDTTAESEAPVIVKMGAIFIGYRGYDLTLLENKISVRLVHGWPFNSIKVTSRDALPLNQWSHIGVTYDGSSKAGGINIYVNGERWESEIFQDNLFKNIAIGEEQKTYPYQNFLIGERNSFEKIEYEGLKLDELKIYDRRLSQAEMMALAGSDDLPALMAAASPELQDEYRKEILSEHYLIHQDENYRQQFEELLQLRVQKSQVTDTLREVMVMGERIKPRDTYVLGRGLYDQRGEKVEPNVPKSVMDFPSNFPRNRLGLAQWLVSDENPLTARVIVNRYWQMYFGNGIVDTPGDFGNQGSLPTHPELLDWLAVTFRESGWDLKALHKKIVMSNTYQQSAVITKEKLAEDPANRYLARGPRFRMSAEMIRDNALAASGLLVEEVGGPSVKPYQPEGLWKEKTSGRYLPEYIQDHGDSLYRRSLYTFWKRTSPPPFMTTFDAPGRSHMSLKRGKTSTPLQALFTLNDPQFVEASRLLAERMMTEGGENLESQISFAFKAATSRAPGEKEIQLLSELYREEFEAFQAEPSRVDSLLGVGEYPVGNNLDTTQLAAGTIVASTILNLDETITKE
- a CDS encoding DUF1549 domain-containing protein, which produces MSSHRNKSYFRAGMILLVLVMFTFYSGCTSENEQFTSDPIPENVDFNFDVKPILSDRCFACHGPDEAAVEADLQLTTEELAYAALGEEKNRFAIVPGDPHDSELYKRISSDDPDFMMPPPASNLSITDREIAILRKWIEQGAEYKKHWSFIPPEKPELPEVSNDDWPKNEIDYFVMNKLEEREFTPSERASKEKLIRRVSFDLTGLPPTVDEVNKFVAEDSPDAYEKLVDRLLASKAYGERMATEWLDVSRYADTHGYQDDGPNHMWPWRDWVIEAFNQNMRFDQFTTWQIAGDMLPNATREQKLATGFNRVHMQSQEGGIVDEEYRVEYVADRTNTTASAFLGMTMECARCHDHKYDPISQKEYFQFSAFFNNVNDAGQIPNEGMAGPTILLPDSVANQQINYLEEAIKKQEEGLEKYTASRSDGFSEWLNSGISKDSILPSEEGLVTHVDFNSIKDGQVMELVGDSLAGKIKGESADSGWH